A genomic window from Flavobacterium johnsoniae includes:
- a CDS encoding copper resistance protein NlpE: protein MKKILIFTAVLAQLFVSCNSKKQTETDETIKRDSIENQIEKQETDNILVFEGSLPCADCAGIETILRINRLSNKYELSTIYKGKSPERTFKEKGNLNTERGLENDPDGTIYVLNWDKPQNEQTYYGYFSKNPEKIYMLDRNKKVIKSKLDYSLELNE, encoded by the coding sequence ATGAAAAAGATATTAATTTTTACTGCAGTTTTAGCTCAATTGTTTGTATCATGTAATTCTAAAAAGCAAACCGAGACAGATGAAACTATAAAAAGAGATTCAATCGAAAATCAAATTGAAAAACAAGAAACAGATAATATTTTGGTTTTTGAAGGATCGCTGCCATGCGCTGATTGCGCTGGAATCGAAACAATTTTGAGAATTAATCGTTTGAGTAATAAATACGAACTTTCTACTATTTACAAAGGAAAATCTCCAGAACGAACATTTAAAGAAAAAGGAAATCTTAATACAGAAAGAGGCTTAGAAAATGATCCAGATGGTACAATTTATGTTTTAAATTGGGACAAACCGCAAAATGAGCAAACGTATTATGGTTATTTCAGTAAAAATCCAGAAAAGATTTATATGCTCGATAGAAATAAAAAAGTGATAAAATCGAAATTAGATTATTCTTTAGAATTAAATGAATAA
- a CDS encoding XdhC family protein, with product MKEISEILKAYSAAKEARKKTALATVVKVEGSSYRQPGARMLVTEDGILTGAISGGCLEGDALRKALLSINQKQNKLVTYNTSNEDDAEVGLQLGCNGIVHILFEYINEETQNNPIQLLEQLELERKEAVIVTVFSLKRNAFQMGTTLFFRKESPFLNHNNEVLNLISDVKEVLKNKISTVKKLQENEDEALIEYIKPSISLVIAGAGNDIQPLVKMAAILGWKINLGEGRATHATSKRFPKANQVLVVKPEQFLDNIQIDDQTYFLLMTHNYKYDLAVLKSLLRTNCHYIGILGPKSKFSRMLDDLQNEGISVNEEQLSRIHTPVGLDIGAETSEEIALSIISEIKAVASQRAGTYLKYKSGKIHNEVYHGK from the coding sequence ATGAAAGAAATCAGCGAAATTCTTAAAGCTTATTCAGCAGCAAAAGAAGCAAGAAAAAAAACAGCTCTGGCAACCGTAGTTAAAGTCGAAGGCTCATCATACAGGCAGCCCGGCGCACGCATGCTGGTAACTGAAGACGGAATACTAACTGGCGCAATAAGCGGTGGTTGCCTAGAAGGAGATGCATTGCGAAAAGCGCTTCTTTCAATTAATCAAAAGCAAAATAAACTTGTAACTTACAATACTAGCAATGAAGATGATGCAGAAGTTGGTTTGCAGCTTGGATGCAACGGAATTGTTCACATCCTTTTTGAATATATAAATGAAGAAACTCAGAACAATCCGATTCAGCTTTTAGAACAATTGGAATTAGAAAGAAAAGAAGCCGTAATCGTAACGGTTTTTTCTTTAAAAAGAAATGCTTTTCAGATGGGAACGACTTTGTTTTTTAGAAAAGAAAGTCCCTTTTTAAATCATAATAATGAAGTTTTAAATCTGATTTCGGATGTAAAAGAAGTTCTCAAAAATAAGATTTCGACAGTAAAGAAACTTCAAGAAAACGAAGACGAAGCTTTAATAGAATATATAAAACCTTCAATATCTTTAGTAATTGCGGGAGCTGGAAATGATATTCAGCCTTTAGTAAAAATGGCGGCTATTTTAGGATGGAAAATTAACCTTGGCGAAGGTCGCGCTACACATGCAACTTCAAAACGTTTTCCTAAAGCCAATCAGGTTTTGGTTGTAAAACCCGAGCAATTTCTGGATAATATACAAATAGACGATCAGACTTATTTTCTTTTAATGACGCATAATTACAAATATGATCTGGCTGTTTTAAAATCTTTATTGCGAACTAATTGCCATTATATTGGTATTCTCGGTCCAAAATCAAAATTTAGCCGAATGTTAGATGATCTCCAGAACGAAGGAATTTCGGTAAACGAAGAACAGTTAAGCCGAATTCATACTCCTGTTGGATTAGATATTGGTGCCGAAACTTCGGAAGAAATAGCATTATCTATTATTTCAGAGATAAAAGCTGTTGCATCTCAACGTGCGGGAACTTATTTGAAATACAAATCGGGTAAAATTCACAATGAAGTTTATCATGGAAAATAA